In Agarivorans gilvus, one genomic interval encodes:
- a CDS encoding pilus assembly protein, protein MLKCFSKLAAGLALFALTSIVLPLKAADLNLASRPLHVASKPPPMVMLVMGRDHTLYYEAYNDASDLTGDGRLNLHYDPININYAGYFDSQRCYSYSNELFVPGAAAATGSKACTGTDQWSGDFLNYLTMTRMDVLRAVLYGGYRRVDSNTSTVLERVFIPQDAHSWGKSYTSEAVDHYSLADYTPFANPNWDKKHFFGTASFSYGGKPELKVRLNVGPTDTELTGNIWEWASTERPVLSSANRPINHTYTIRVQVCVTGKLEANCKQYANGQYKPTGLLHDYGENGSIEFGLLTGSYDKNTSGGVLRRPVGDFSDEIDASNGTFKTSVLGIVNTINRLKIYGFNYSNHEYGCGWIATRQIVNGECPSWGNPVGEMLYESLRYFHGEGYASSSYANGSGRVDGQLGLPSATWDKPFDTRDYCAAPFNLVISDINPSYDADELPGAKTSFKRKDSNGRAISYSGSILDSFHLSDLLDEISTHEGIYGNYFIGESLNDDPDPLKKTTSAPTAKPVRSLANIRGLSPAEPTKGGSYSVAAAAYYGNKTDLFPNKPGKQNIRTKVVAISSPLPEVKVNVEVGDEVKTIKIVPFAKSVRGASINKDQGQFQPTNTIVDYYVESFSSTSGVFRINFEDVEQGADHDMDMIVQYSYEVAMLCPLPSDDPNTCTKRKGVKLSLDSQYAYGGLAQHAGYVISGTEKDGIYLDVRDKKDGEGDGEDDDGNKVVYYLDTPAEDDNAFPNNSRRSSPANNNILDLSRTRHFFPGSSSAELLPSPLWYAAKWGGFVDSKEGALANGLPDAEEWDKIESGQPDDYFPVTNAGELKSQIGKAFDSTQTDDQSSAAPVFSNTFLSSNTHSYRTNFVGGPWNGDVLAYARSSSTESGFSLSPSWSAAARVDAMTPSARHIYTRNNSSDRFVDFVAPNSLDGADDGLSSAQISALLAGQAGSDDVKLAYLSAVINYLRGERSYEAPDLDYRMRERESTHGDVINSTPYYVALATGHDVTKPVLVYGANDGMVHIIDAGNGNEIMAYVPSQIFSGLTSLSKTTYNHQYFVDGGINAYSDTNGTTTVVGTLGTGYTGLYAIDVSDMSSANKNKLKWEIDTNTTGFSGLGYTREQPTIAKLANGRVGVIFSNGYNAADGEGQLFIADLADGSLIRSLKTGVARADDPTGQNRANALASPAVVDINSDGIADRIYAGDLFGNMWVFDVSSNSSTEWGLSTNDNKPLFTARSPTKDASNHYIAQPITTRPAVGPHPYGLSHGVLVAFGTGKYIENGDNNYLGEPTQTVYAIWDKLDGTYLTNARTRVDGEHLYSQLLAQKILEEDATNRRLSEYPINWNNHKGWYLDLVNTEDGNTNNYGERQVTNSLLLANKLSFTTVLPNQDPCSDGGDGWYMEVNLHSGLTWNNGTESSPHKKVDDGIPSSPTVIIVPPSPPEPPSPPEPPVPPEEDSIVVRNCITLSNGSMLCYDDYKSPTGRLSLRALH, encoded by the coding sequence ATGCTTAAATGTTTTTCTAAGCTTGCTGCTGGTTTAGCGCTGTTTGCGTTAACGAGTATCGTCCTTCCCCTTAAAGCGGCCGATTTAAATTTAGCGAGCAGACCGCTGCATGTGGCCAGCAAGCCCCCACCGATGGTGATGCTGGTGATGGGGCGCGACCATACCCTGTATTATGAAGCCTATAATGATGCTTCCGACCTAACGGGGGATGGTAGGTTGAACCTGCACTATGATCCGATTAATATTAATTACGCAGGCTACTTCGATAGCCAACGTTGTTATAGCTATAGTAATGAATTGTTTGTTCCGGGGGCTGCAGCGGCTACAGGCTCTAAGGCTTGTACTGGGACCGACCAATGGAGCGGTGACTTTTTAAATTACCTCACCATGACCCGTATGGATGTATTACGCGCGGTGCTCTATGGGGGCTACCGCCGTGTCGATAGTAATACTTCCACCGTGCTTGAGCGGGTATTTATTCCACAAGATGCGCACTCTTGGGGGAAAAGCTATACCTCCGAGGCTGTAGACCATTATAGCTTGGCCGACTATACCCCCTTTGCTAATCCTAACTGGGATAAGAAGCATTTCTTTGGTACCGCCTCGTTTAGTTATGGTGGAAAACCAGAATTGAAGGTGCGTTTAAATGTAGGGCCAACTGACACGGAACTCACTGGTAATATTTGGGAGTGGGCCAGCACCGAGCGTCCGGTGTTAAGTAGTGCCAATCGCCCCATCAATCATACCTACACTATTCGCGTGCAAGTCTGTGTAACTGGTAAGTTAGAGGCTAACTGTAAGCAGTATGCCAATGGTCAGTATAAACCCACCGGCCTGCTACATGACTACGGCGAGAACGGCAGCATCGAGTTTGGCCTGCTTACTGGCAGCTACGATAAAAACACCTCAGGTGGGGTATTACGTCGCCCTGTGGGGGACTTTTCTGATGAAATCGATGCCTCTAATGGCACTTTTAAGACATCGGTCCTAGGCATTGTTAATACTATCAACAGGTTAAAGATCTACGGTTTTAATTATTCTAACCATGAATATGGCTGTGGCTGGATAGCCACTCGGCAAATTGTCAACGGCGAATGTCCTTCCTGGGGTAACCCGGTAGGGGAAATGCTTTATGAGAGCCTGCGTTACTTTCATGGAGAAGGCTATGCGAGCAGTAGTTATGCCAACGGCAGTGGTAGGGTTGATGGGCAGTTAGGCTTACCCTCTGCCACTTGGGACAAGCCCTTCGATACCCGTGATTATTGCGCAGCACCCTTTAATCTAGTTATTAGTGATATTAATCCCTCTTACGATGCTGATGAATTGCCGGGGGCTAAAACGAGCTTTAAGAGAAAAGATAGTAATGGTCGTGCTATTTCATATAGCGGTAGCATCTTAGATAGCTTTCATTTGAGCGATTTATTGGATGAAATATCAACCCATGAAGGAATATATGGAAATTACTTTATCGGTGAGTCCTTGAATGATGATCCGGATCCCTTAAAAAAAACTACCAGTGCGCCCACCGCGAAGCCAGTTCGTAGCTTAGCCAATATTCGTGGTTTATCTCCCGCCGAGCCCACTAAAGGCGGAAGCTATTCGGTGGCTGCAGCGGCTTACTACGGAAATAAAACTGACTTGTTCCCGAATAAGCCGGGTAAGCAAAATATTCGCACTAAGGTGGTGGCTATTTCTTCTCCCTTACCCGAGGTGAAAGTGAATGTGGAAGTGGGGGATGAAGTAAAGACTATTAAGATAGTCCCATTCGCCAAATCGGTTAGGGGTGCAAGTATCAATAAAGATCAAGGTCAATTTCAGCCTACCAATACCATTGTTGACTATTACGTCGAAAGTTTTTCTAGTACCAGTGGTGTATTTCGAATTAACTTTGAAGACGTAGAGCAAGGCGCCGATCATGATATGGATATGATTGTGCAATATAGCTACGAAGTAGCAATGCTCTGTCCTCTACCTTCAGACGATCCAAATACCTGTACCAAACGCAAAGGGGTTAAGCTTTCTCTAGACTCGCAATATGCCTACGGCGGGCTTGCTCAGCATGCGGGTTATGTTATTTCCGGTACCGAGAAAGATGGCATCTACTTGGATGTGCGTGATAAAAAAGATGGCGAAGGGGATGGGGAAGATGACGATGGCAACAAGGTGGTGTATTACCTTGATACGCCGGCAGAGGATGACAATGCATTTCCGAATAACTCAAGAAGGAGCTCTCCCGCCAATAACAACATTTTGGATTTAAGCCGTACTCGACATTTCTTTCCGGGTAGTTCATCTGCTGAATTGCTACCTTCACCACTCTGGTATGCCGCCAAATGGGGAGGGTTTGTTGATAGTAAAGAGGGCGCACTCGCTAATGGCCTACCCGATGCTGAAGAGTGGGATAAAATCGAATCTGGTCAGCCTGATGATTATTTCCCGGTGACTAACGCCGGTGAGCTAAAATCGCAAATCGGTAAGGCCTTTGACAGTACTCAAACCGATGACCAATCATCTGCTGCACCAGTATTCAGCAATACCTTCTTAAGCAGTAATACTCACTCATATCGCACCAACTTTGTCGGTGGCCCATGGAATGGTGACGTATTGGCCTATGCTCGCAGCAGCAGTACCGAAAGTGGCTTTAGCCTTAGTCCAAGTTGGAGCGCCGCGGCACGTGTGGATGCCATGACCCCTAGTGCTCGGCATATTTATACTCGTAATAATAGCAGTGACCGCTTTGTAGATTTTGTGGCGCCTAACTCCTTGGATGGCGCCGATGATGGCTTAAGCTCGGCACAAATTTCTGCTCTGTTAGCCGGACAAGCTGGGAGCGATGATGTTAAGTTGGCTTACCTAAGCGCCGTGATTAACTATTTACGCGGTGAGCGTAGCTACGAAGCGCCAGACTTGGACTACAGAATGCGTGAGCGTGAATCGACACATGGTGATGTGATTAACTCAACGCCCTATTATGTAGCTTTAGCTACGGGTCATGATGTGACTAAGCCTGTATTAGTCTATGGCGCTAATGACGGGATGGTACACATTATTGATGCCGGAAATGGCAACGAAATCATGGCCTATGTGCCAAGCCAAATTTTCTCGGGGCTAACCAGCCTGAGTAAAACGACCTATAACCATCAATACTTTGTGGATGGCGGCATTAACGCTTACAGCGATACTAATGGCACAACAACGGTGGTGGGGACTCTTGGTACGGGTTATACAGGTTTATATGCCATTGATGTAAGTGATATGAGCTCTGCTAATAAAAACAAACTTAAGTGGGAAATCGATACCAATACCACCGGCTTCAGCGGCCTTGGTTATACTCGAGAGCAGCCTACTATTGCGAAGTTAGCCAATGGCCGGGTGGGAGTGATTTTCTCCAACGGTTATAATGCCGCTGATGGTGAAGGTCAGTTATTTATTGCCGACTTAGCCGATGGTTCTTTGATCCGCAGCCTTAAAACAGGTGTAGCCAGAGCAGATGACCCAACCGGACAAAATCGTGCCAATGCTCTAGCCAGCCCCGCGGTAGTGGACATTAACAGCGATGGTATTGCCGACCGCATTTATGCCGGCGATTTATTTGGCAATATGTGGGTATTTGACGTCAGTAGTAATAGCTCTACAGAGTGGGGCTTATCGACTAACGATAATAAACCTTTATTTACCGCACGTAGCCCCACTAAAGATGCCAGCAACCATTATATAGCTCAGCCGATTACGACTCGACCTGCTGTTGGGCCCCATCCTTACGGCCTTAGTCATGGCGTGTTAGTGGCCTTTGGTACCGGTAAATATATTGAGAATGGCGATAACAACTACCTTGGCGAGCCCACTCAAACGGTTTATGCGATTTGGGATAAACTCGATGGCACTTATCTCACTAACGCTCGCACTAGAGTGGATGGAGAGCATCTTTATAGCCAATTATTGGCGCAAAAGATCCTTGAAGAAGACGCGACTAATCGTCGTTTGAGTGAGTATCCAATAAATTGGAATAATCATAAAGGCTGGTATTTGGATTTGGTGAACACCGAAGATGGTAATACCAATAACTACGGTGAGCGGCAGGTGACGAATAGTTTATTATTAGCCAATAAACTCAGTTTTACCACCGTGCTGCCCAATCAAGATCCTTGTTCCGATGGTGGTGACGGCTGGTATATGGAAGTGAATCTCCATTCAGGTCTGACTTGGAATAATGGTACTGAAAGTTCTCCGCATAAAAAAGTGGACGATGGTATTCCATCATCTCCTACTGTCATTATCGTCCCCCCATCCCCGCCTGAGCCCCCATCCCCGCCTGAGCCCCCAGTTCCACCGGAGGAAGACTCAATAGTGGTAAGGAATTGCATTACACTCAGTAATGGTTCTATGCTCTGTTACGATGATTATAAGTCACCCACTGGGCGTTTAAGTTTAAGAGCCTTGCATTAA